The following are encoded in a window of Coleofasciculus sp. FACHB-1120 genomic DNA:
- a CDS encoding WD40 repeat domain-containing protein — translation MKNKQISAKVFTALAIVATIGISAMPRSQAVSQPPITPISTLTAQAPTNTWQNVRPIRSVEAHSGSVGAIAIAGNGQVMASGSDDGTIKVWNPQTGQLIRALTGHTDTIWGLAISPNGQTLASSSATNDGSLKLWNLKTGKVIRTIKRDLYVKSLAFSPDGERLAIGSWNPTARNAEIEVWNARTGKSIYSFQGSPQSNLMVAFSPDGKTLVSGNEDSTIQIWDLRTGKPIRTLNNGEAVRAIAFGQDNKTLISESYNQIVKIWNLQTGELISTPIKDSGTVFVNAVALHPNGRVLASALGGLEGTLNLFDLQTGNVINPLIGSFNVVSSLAFAPNGQTLISGNFDGTITFWEPQ, via the coding sequence ATGAAAAATAAGCAAATTTCCGCTAAGGTTTTCACGGCACTGGCGATAGTGGCAACGATTGGTATTTCTGCAATGCCGAGGTCTCAAGCCGTATCTCAGCCACCTATCACTCCAATCTCCACCTTAACTGCTCAAGCACCCACCAACACTTGGCAAAATGTGCGACCGATTCGCAGCGTAGAGGCACATTCAGGGAGCGTAGGAGCGATCGCGATCGCTGGCAATGGACAGGTAATGGCGAGTGGAAGCGATGATGGCACAATCAAAGTATGGAATCCGCAAACGGGCCAGCTAATTCGCGCCCTAACAGGGCATACTGACACCATTTGGGGGCTGGCGATTAGCCCGAATGGACAAACCCTCGCCAGCAGTAGCGCCACCAATGATGGATCGCTAAAACTATGGAATTTAAAAACTGGCAAGGTAATTCGGACTATCAAGCGGGATTTATATGTTAAATCTCTCGCCTTTAGCCCAGATGGAGAACGCCTTGCAATTGGTAGCTGGAACCCGACTGCGCGAAACGCAGAGATTGAAGTGTGGAATGCACGCACGGGTAAATCAATCTATAGCTTCCAGGGATCTCCTCAGTCGAATTTAATGGTCGCCTTCAGCCCGGATGGAAAAACTCTCGTCAGTGGGAATGAAGACAGTACCATCCAAATATGGGATCTTAGGACAGGCAAACCCATTCGCACCCTCAATAATGGAGAGGCTGTCAGAGCGATCGCTTTTGGTCAGGATAACAAAACCCTCATCAGCGAAAGTTATAACCAAATCGTCAAAATCTGGAATCTGCAAACCGGCGAACTCATCTCTACACCGATTAAAGATTCAGGCACCGTTTTTGTGAATGCTGTGGCTTTGCATCCGAATGGTCGGGTACTGGCGAGTGCATTAGGCGGATTAGAGGGCACTCTAAACTTATTTGATTTGCAAACTGGCAATGTAATCAATCCTCTTATCGGGTCTTTTAACGTCGTCTCCTCACTCGCTTTCGCCCCAAACGGTCAGACTCTTATTAGTGGGAATTTTGACGGAACAATTACCTTCTGGGAACCCCAGTAA